In Horticoccus luteus, the following proteins share a genomic window:
- a CDS encoding M48 family metallopeptidase, whose product MKFVRRELGEAAEASNPGAPGMRREIFVLAGALLVLLVAGYASIGVVVELALPRISVARERAWFGGWKTSATTTAPGGDAAAWARAEAALQKLAAQPGVPALEYRLVLLDQAAPNAFAFPGGTIAITRGLLRVCGDDEVALAFVLGHELGHFAHRDHLRALGRTAGRTVAWAVIFGGTGDAVSAQTLNLMELAHSRAQEEAADAFGAALVQRVYGRTAGAERLFRWLEQRENSPAWTAWLQTHPTSASRIERLRDAVNPGAQTQAK is encoded by the coding sequence ATGAAATTTGTGCGCCGCGAGCTCGGCGAGGCGGCGGAGGCGAGCAATCCCGGGGCGCCGGGCATGCGGCGGGAAATTTTCGTGCTGGCGGGCGCGTTGCTCGTGCTGCTGGTGGCGGGTTACGCGTCGATCGGCGTCGTGGTCGAACTCGCGCTGCCCCGCATCTCGGTGGCGCGGGAGCGGGCGTGGTTTGGCGGATGGAAAACCTCCGCGACGACGACTGCGCCCGGCGGCGACGCGGCGGCGTGGGCACGCGCCGAGGCGGCGTTGCAAAAGCTCGCGGCGCAACCGGGTGTGCCCGCGCTTGAGTATCGACTCGTGTTGCTCGACCAGGCGGCGCCGAACGCGTTCGCGTTTCCCGGCGGAACGATCGCGATCACGCGCGGGTTGCTGCGGGTGTGCGGCGACGACGAGGTGGCGCTGGCGTTCGTGCTCGGGCACGAGCTGGGGCATTTCGCGCATCGCGATCATCTGCGCGCGCTCGGGCGGACGGCGGGGCGCACGGTGGCGTGGGCGGTGATCTTCGGCGGGACGGGCGATGCGGTGTCGGCGCAAACGCTGAACTTGATGGAGCTCGCGCATTCCCGCGCGCAGGAGGAGGCGGCGGACGCGTTTGGCGCGGCGCTCGTGCAACGCGTTTACGGGCGCACGGCGGGCGCGGAGCGGTTGTTTCGGTGGCTCGAGCAGCGGGAAAATTCGCCCGCGTGGACGGCGTGGTTGCAAACGCATCCGACGAGCGCGTCGCGGATCGAGCGCTTGCGCGACGCGGTGAACCCCGGCGCTCAGACCCAGGCGAAATAG
- the gndA gene encoding NADP-dependent phosphogluconate dehydrogenase, with translation MAKTHSDIGLIGLAVMGQNLALNIADHGFQISVYNRTTEKMEAFVAANPDTPGGVVGTKTLEEFVASLAKPRKMVILVQAGKATDAVIDGLVPLLEQGDIVIDGGNALWTDTIRREKALREKGLRFIGSGVSGGEEGARFGPSLMPGGEAGAWKELKPIWRAIAAKVDPKTGKPLTGAAPGKPVKGGVPCTTYIGENGAGHYVKMVHNGIEYGDMQMICEAYALMSGLLGLKADEMGDIFTQWNAGALDSFLVEITADILKQKDPVTKRKPFVDVVLDTAGQKGTGKWTSTNALDMGVPAPTIAEAVFARCISAIKEERVAASKILKGPAKKYRGSKKALVQAIHDALYCSKICSYAQGFQLMREAQKEYKWKLNFGEIAQIWRGGCIIRAAFLQKITEAYARNPHLANLLLDPYFNKTVKAAQENWRKVVSLAAECGVPAPTFSSALSYYDSYRSARLPANLLQAQRDYFGAHTYERVDQPRGKFFHVDWPEKNRPQLDA, from the coding sequence ATGGCCAAAACGCACTCCGACATCGGACTCATCGGCCTCGCCGTGATGGGTCAGAATCTCGCTCTCAACATCGCCGATCACGGCTTTCAAATCTCCGTCTATAATCGCACGACGGAAAAGATGGAGGCGTTTGTCGCCGCCAACCCCGACACCCCCGGCGGCGTCGTCGGCACGAAGACCCTGGAGGAGTTCGTGGCCTCCCTCGCGAAGCCCCGCAAGATGGTCATTCTCGTCCAGGCCGGCAAAGCCACCGATGCCGTGATCGACGGCCTCGTCCCCCTGCTCGAGCAAGGCGACATCGTCATCGACGGCGGCAACGCCCTTTGGACCGACACCATTCGCCGCGAAAAAGCGCTCCGCGAAAAAGGCCTGCGTTTCATCGGCTCCGGCGTCTCCGGCGGCGAAGAAGGCGCCCGTTTCGGCCCGTCCCTCATGCCCGGCGGCGAAGCCGGCGCGTGGAAAGAATTGAAGCCGATCTGGCGCGCCATTGCCGCCAAGGTCGACCCCAAGACCGGCAAACCCCTCACCGGCGCGGCCCCCGGCAAGCCGGTCAAAGGCGGCGTCCCTTGCACGACCTATATCGGCGAAAACGGCGCCGGGCACTATGTCAAAATGGTGCACAACGGCATCGAGTATGGCGACATGCAGATGATCTGTGAGGCCTACGCGCTGATGTCGGGCCTCCTCGGTCTCAAGGCCGACGAGATGGGCGACATCTTCACGCAGTGGAACGCCGGCGCCCTCGACAGTTTCCTCGTCGAAATCACCGCCGACATCCTCAAGCAAAAGGATCCCGTCACCAAACGGAAACCGTTCGTCGATGTCGTCCTCGACACCGCCGGACAGAAAGGCACCGGCAAATGGACGTCGACCAACGCGCTCGACATGGGCGTGCCCGCCCCGACGATCGCCGAAGCCGTTTTCGCCCGCTGCATCTCCGCCATCAAGGAAGAGCGCGTCGCCGCCTCGAAGATTCTCAAAGGCCCCGCCAAGAAATATCGCGGCTCCAAAAAGGCGCTCGTGCAGGCCATCCACGACGCCCTCTACTGCTCGAAAATCTGCTCCTACGCCCAGGGCTTCCAGCTCATGCGCGAGGCGCAAAAAGAATATAAGTGGAAACTCAATTTCGGTGAGATCGCGCAAATCTGGCGCGGTGGCTGTATCATTCGCGCCGCCTTCCTGCAGAAGATCACCGAAGCCTACGCGCGCAACCCGCACCTCGCGAACCTGCTGCTCGATCCGTATTTCAACAAGACCGTGAAGGCCGCGCAGGAAAACTGGCGCAAAGTCGTCTCGCTCGCCGCCGAATGCGGCGTGCCCGCCCCGACGTTCAGCTCCGCGCTCTCCTACTACGACAGCTACCGCTCGGCGCGCTTGCCGGCCAACCTGTTGCAGGCGCAACGCGACTACTTCGGCGCCCACACCTACGAACGCGTCGATCAACCGCGCGGCAAGTTCTTCCACGTCGACTGGCCCGAAAAGAATCGCCCGCAGCTCGACGCGTAA
- a CDS encoding sensor histidine kinase encodes MRNRLRWLVAGITATALLLVGVLTAQAYFNQRTAAGRHLVGTARALSSLVDRQLGETEALLKGLAISGTLQRGDFAAFDTQARSLAPDRDRWIVVTDAAGHEWVNTRLPRGQPLPNLTPTPEIWAALRQKKTYFSDVRWSTTAKSFCVNVSVPVLRDGELLYGLHYVIQPSAFARAIAVERFLPGAIVTVVDRTGTITARNRGAEKFAGKKATPDIVEATTTTPEGIMHSRTLEGIDVVAAYSRSPVCGWSVAIGAPEVDILASARRVLWLGGALSGLLVLVALILTRQLGRKVSTSIAGLVAETEALGQGLPPPPRPPGLQEIDFVATAMQSTAARLREREQETVRLTHLLQDELAKQKESELVSRRLAAIVTSSEDAIISKTLESRILTWNRGAERIFGYTEEEMIGQSITVLLPRDRLREEDHLIAQIRRGQRISSFETVRQRKDGSLVDISLSISPLRDANGQIVGASKIARDITDRRHAEARQRAVYELVSHVNRADALNEIYPVALRAIYECQRSDRAAILLLDDQKVMRFVATSGLSAAYCEAVEGHSPWAHHTTDAHPIYIDNIDLADQLPAPLKQALRTEGIHALAFIPLTLEKRLLGKFMVYYNAPHVFSAAELQPVETIATQVAFAVERHRSAEAMEQLVAERTASLQEAVTQMQEFSYSVSHDLRAPVRAMRGYAEVVLEDYGERLGPDGRMLLSRIVRSGARMDRLIQDLLTYSRLNRRDLALEPVSLEKLVHEVVQQYPDMRPERAEIAVEGPLPEVIGHEPSLSQVVSNLLSNAVKFVPPESRPRIRVAFERTAPDRGRLWFEDNGIGIKPEHQSRLFGLFERVHPEHAYEGTGIGLAIVRKAVERMNGSVGVHSDGVSGSRFWIELSLASRS; translated from the coding sequence GTGCGTAATCGGCTGCGCTGGCTCGTCGCTGGCATCACTGCGACGGCGCTCCTCCTCGTCGGCGTGCTCACCGCGCAAGCCTATTTCAATCAACGCACCGCCGCTGGCCGCCATCTCGTCGGCACCGCCCGTGCGTTGTCGTCACTGGTCGACCGGCAACTTGGTGAGACGGAGGCGTTGCTTAAAGGCCTCGCCATTTCCGGCACCTTGCAACGCGGCGACTTCGCCGCCTTCGACACCCAGGCCCGAAGCCTCGCGCCCGACCGGGACCGCTGGATCGTCGTCACCGACGCCGCAGGCCACGAATGGGTCAACACCCGGCTGCCGCGCGGCCAGCCCCTTCCCAATCTCACGCCGACGCCCGAGATCTGGGCCGCCTTGCGCCAGAAGAAGACGTATTTTTCCGACGTCCGCTGGAGCACGACTGCCAAGAGTTTTTGCGTCAATGTGAGCGTGCCCGTTTTGCGCGACGGCGAACTCCTCTACGGTCTTCATTATGTGATCCAGCCCAGTGCGTTTGCGCGCGCGATCGCCGTCGAGCGTTTCCTGCCCGGAGCCATCGTGACGGTCGTGGATCGCACGGGCACGATCACCGCGCGGAATCGCGGCGCGGAGAAATTCGCCGGCAAGAAGGCCACGCCCGACATCGTCGAGGCCACCACCACCACGCCTGAAGGCATCATGCACAGCCGCACGCTGGAGGGAATCGATGTCGTTGCCGCCTACAGCCGCTCGCCCGTCTGCGGTTGGAGTGTGGCGATTGGCGCTCCCGAGGTGGATATCCTCGCGTCGGCCCGCCGCGTCTTGTGGTTGGGCGGCGCGTTGTCCGGGCTGTTGGTCCTCGTCGCGCTCATCCTCACGCGTCAGCTCGGCCGCAAAGTCTCCACCAGCATTGCCGGGCTGGTGGCCGAAACGGAAGCCCTGGGCCAGGGCCTGCCTCCTCCGCCACGGCCGCCCGGCCTGCAGGAGATCGATTTCGTCGCCACGGCGATGCAGTCCACGGCGGCGCGGCTGCGCGAACGGGAACAAGAAACCGTCCGCCTCACGCATCTGTTGCAGGACGAACTCGCCAAGCAAAAAGAGTCCGAGTTGGTGAGCCGGCGCCTCGCCGCCATCGTCACCTCGTCGGAGGACGCGATCATCAGCAAGACCCTCGAGAGCCGCATCCTGACGTGGAACCGCGGTGCCGAACGCATCTTCGGTTACACCGAGGAGGAGATGATCGGCCAAAGCATCACGGTCCTGCTGCCGCGGGACCGCCTCCGCGAAGAGGACCACCTCATCGCTCAAATCCGCCGCGGCCAACGCATCAGTTCCTTCGAAACCGTCCGTCAGCGCAAAGACGGTTCTCTCGTCGATATCTCGCTTTCCATTTCCCCGTTGCGCGATGCCAACGGCCAGATTGTGGGCGCTTCCAAGATCGCCCGCGACATCACCGACCGCCGCCACGCCGAAGCGCGGCAACGCGCCGTTTACGAACTCGTTTCACACGTCAATCGCGCCGACGCGCTGAACGAAATCTACCCCGTAGCGCTCCGCGCGATCTACGAATGCCAGCGTTCGGATCGCGCCGCCATCCTCCTGCTCGACGATCAGAAGGTCATGCGATTTGTCGCGACGAGCGGCCTCTCGGCCGCCTATTGCGAAGCCGTGGAAGGCCATTCCCCGTGGGCTCATCACACGACCGATGCGCATCCGATCTACATCGATAACATCGACCTCGCCGATCAGCTGCCCGCGCCTCTCAAACAGGCGTTGCGCACGGAAGGCATCCACGCCCTCGCCTTCATTCCCCTTACTCTGGAGAAGAGGCTGCTGGGCAAGTTCATGGTGTATTACAACGCGCCGCACGTCTTCTCCGCCGCGGAATTGCAACCCGTTGAAACCATCGCCACGCAAGTGGCCTTTGCCGTGGAACGCCACCGCAGCGCCGAGGCCATGGAACAACTCGTCGCCGAACGCACCGCCTCGCTGCAGGAAGCCGTCACGCAGATGCAGGAGTTTTCCTACAGCGTGTCGCACGATCTGCGCGCCCCCGTCCGCGCGATGCGCGGCTATGCCGAGGTCGTGCTCGAAGATTACGGCGAACGCCTCGGCCCCGACGGCCGGATGCTGCTGAGCCGCATCGTGCGCAGCGGCGCCCGCATGGACCGGCTCATTCAAGACCTGCTCACGTATAGCCGTCTGAACCGCCGCGACCTCGCCCTTGAGCCGGTTTCCTTGGAGAAACTGGTCCACGAGGTCGTGCAGCAATATCCCGACATGCGCCCCGAGCGCGCCGAAATCGCCGTCGAAGGTCCGCTGCCCGAAGTGATCGGCCACGAACCGTCGCTCAGCCAGGTTGTGTCGAATCTCTTGAGCAACGCCGTCAAATTCGTCCCACCCGAATCGCGTCCGCGCATCCGCGTGGCCTTCGAGCGCACCGCTCCCGATCGCGGCCGGCTCTGGTTCGAAGACAACGGCATCGGCATCAAACCCGAACATCAGTCGCGCCTCTTCGGCCTGTTCGAACGGGTGCACCCCGAACACGCCTACGAGGGCACCGGCATCGGTCTCGCCATCGTGCGCAAAGCCGTCGAGCGCATGAACGGCTCCGTGGGCGTGCACTCCGACGGCGTCTCCGGCAGCCGGTTCTGGATCGAGCTGTCCCTCGCCTCCCGCTCATGA
- a CDS encoding molybdenum cofactor biosynthesis protein MoaE, producing MFRLSSAPLDPAALARSLDDPRAGALATFEGRVRNHNEGQPVLALDYEAYAALAEKEGTRILEEARAKFAILHAVCVHRIGALAIGDLAVWIGAAAAHRDAAFAACRYIIDETKARVPVWKKEHYATGASAWINCATRPPADGASTTPSAPPAPPAP from the coding sequence ATGTTTCGCCTTTCCTCCGCTCCGCTCGATCCGGCCGCGCTCGCGCGCTCACTCGATGATCCCCGCGCCGGCGCGCTGGCCACCTTCGAAGGCCGCGTGCGCAACCACAACGAAGGCCAGCCCGTCCTCGCGCTCGATTACGAAGCCTACGCCGCCCTCGCCGAGAAAGAAGGCACGCGCATCCTCGAGGAGGCTCGCGCGAAATTCGCCATTCTCCACGCGGTCTGCGTTCACCGCATCGGCGCGCTCGCCATCGGCGACCTGGCCGTCTGGATCGGCGCCGCCGCCGCCCATCGCGACGCCGCCTTCGCCGCCTGCCGCTATATCATCGACGAAACCAAAGCCCGCGTGCCCGTGTGGAAAAAAGAACACTACGCCACCGGCGCCTCCGCCTGGATCAACTGCGCCACGCGCCCTCCCGCCGACGGCGCCTCCACTACGCCCTCCGCGCCGCCCGCTCCGCCGGCGCCGTGA
- a CDS encoding aldo/keto reductase produces the protein MKSSTSLSSVDAARSGEFQLAPGWEVHRLGFGAMRITGRGIWGEPKDPAAMRRLLQRVVELGVNFIDTADSYGPEVSERLIAEALHPYPAGVLIATKGGLTRQGPERWAPVGRPEYIQQCVEMSLRRLRVDCIELYQLHRIDPKVPAEETLGVLKKMQDAGKIRHVGLSEVTVKEIEAARRILPIVSVQNHYNLGNRKSEAVLEYCERERLGFIPWFPMAAGELAKAGGPLDRAAQRHGATVGQLALAWLLHRSPVILPIPGTSSVAHLEENVAAAGLKLADAEWQEIEKAAPETDEE, from the coding sequence ATGAAATCTTCCACGTCACTTTCCTCAGTCGATGCCGCGCGCAGCGGCGAATTTCAACTGGCGCCGGGCTGGGAGGTCCACCGACTCGGTTTCGGTGCGATGCGCATCACCGGGCGCGGCATCTGGGGCGAGCCGAAGGACCCGGCGGCGATGCGGCGATTGTTGCAGCGGGTGGTCGAGCTGGGCGTCAACTTCATCGATACGGCGGACTCGTATGGGCCGGAAGTGAGCGAACGGTTGATTGCGGAGGCGCTGCATCCGTATCCCGCGGGCGTGCTGATCGCGACGAAGGGCGGGTTGACACGGCAGGGGCCGGAACGCTGGGCGCCCGTCGGTCGGCCGGAATATATTCAACAGTGCGTGGAAATGAGCCTGCGCCGCCTGCGCGTGGACTGTATTGAACTGTATCAATTGCACCGCATCGATCCCAAGGTGCCGGCGGAGGAGACGCTGGGCGTGTTGAAGAAGATGCAGGACGCGGGCAAAATCCGGCATGTGGGGCTGTCGGAGGTGACGGTGAAGGAAATCGAAGCGGCGCGGCGGATCCTGCCGATCGTGAGCGTGCAGAATCACTATAATCTCGGAAATCGAAAGAGTGAGGCCGTGCTGGAGTATTGCGAACGGGAGCGGTTGGGTTTCATCCCGTGGTTTCCGATGGCGGCGGGCGAGCTGGCGAAAGCGGGCGGGCCGCTCGATCGTGCGGCGCAGCGGCATGGGGCGACTGTCGGCCAGCTCGCGCTGGCGTGGTTGCTGCATCGCTCGCCAGTTATTCTGCCGATTCCGGGCACGTCTTCGGTCGCGCATCTGGAAGAAAACGTGGCCGCGGCGGGCCTAAAGCTCGCCGACGCCGAGTGGCAGGAGATCGAAAAGGCGGCGCCGGAGACAGATGAAGAGTGA
- a CDS encoding YbjQ family protein encodes MTTTPIDPSLILTNLETVPGRTIVEHYGLVAGSTVRAKHVGRDIAASLKNLVGGELRGYTELLQESRTEATARMVAQAKALGANAVVNIRFSTSSVAQGAAELYAYGTAVRVE; translated from the coding sequence ATGACGACCACGCCGATCGATCCCTCGCTCATTCTCACCAATCTCGAAACCGTGCCCGGACGCACCATCGTTGAGCATTACGGGCTCGTCGCGGGCAGCACGGTGCGCGCGAAGCACGTGGGCCGCGATATCGCCGCAAGTCTCAAGAATCTCGTGGGCGGCGAACTGCGCGGTTACACGGAGTTGTTGCAGGAATCGCGCACGGAGGCGACGGCCCGCATGGTCGCGCAAGCGAAGGCGCTGGGCGCGAACGCGGTCGTTAACATTCGCTTTTCCACGTCGTCGGTCGCGCAAGGCGCCGCCGAACTTTACGCTTACGGCACGGCGGTGCGGGTCGAGTAA
- a CDS encoding molybdopterin molybdotransferase MoeA, producing the protein MLTPDEAEKAILDHMAPFLREDCPLEAAHGRVLRADVRADRDLPPFDRVTMDGYAVRTAVIAAGTRTFRIEGTQAAGMRALKLSPVEHACVEVMTGAVLPEGADAVVPFEQTTRDGDVVTLAAGVAPPAGFSIHRRRSDHAAGEVVVPAGRRISGREIAVAASVGASTLTVSAQPKIAVVVTGDELVEVDDAVGPHQIRRSNDHAVRAALIAAGFPRVERFHLRDLPSEIEHRLWHILAEYDAVLLTGGVSKGKFDFMPAALAAQGVREVFHGVAQRPGKPFWFGVTSHHKPVFALPGNPVSAYTCLHRYVLPALAHASGIVAPAPRLVALATPVNFAPPLAYLLPVRLGSGPHAELLATPDPSNTSGDFAGLIGTDGFVELPADRTAFPIGTVARYFAWV; encoded by the coding sequence ATGCTCACCCCGGACGAAGCGGAAAAAGCCATCCTCGACCACATGGCGCCGTTCCTCCGCGAGGACTGCCCGCTCGAAGCGGCGCACGGGCGCGTCCTCCGCGCAGACGTCCGCGCCGACCGCGACCTCCCGCCCTTTGACCGCGTGACGATGGACGGTTACGCGGTGCGCACCGCCGTGATCGCCGCCGGCACCCGCACGTTTCGCATCGAGGGCACACAGGCCGCGGGCATGCGCGCCCTGAAACTCAGCCCGGTCGAGCACGCCTGCGTCGAGGTGATGACGGGCGCCGTGCTGCCGGAAGGCGCCGATGCCGTCGTGCCTTTTGAGCAAACCACCCGCGACGGCGACGTCGTGACGCTCGCCGCCGGCGTGGCGCCTCCCGCGGGATTTTCCATCCACCGCCGCCGCAGCGATCACGCCGCCGGCGAAGTGGTCGTGCCCGCCGGCCGCCGGATCTCCGGACGCGAAATCGCCGTCGCCGCCTCCGTCGGCGCGAGCACCCTGACCGTCTCCGCCCAGCCGAAAATCGCCGTGGTCGTGACCGGCGACGAATTGGTCGAAGTCGACGACGCCGTCGGCCCGCATCAGATTCGCCGGAGCAACGATCACGCGGTGCGCGCGGCGCTCATCGCCGCGGGTTTTCCGCGAGTGGAGCGCTTTCACCTGCGCGATTTGCCGAGCGAGATTGAGCACCGCTTGTGGCATATCCTCGCCGAATACGATGCCGTGCTCCTCACCGGCGGCGTCTCGAAAGGGAAGTTCGATTTTATGCCCGCCGCGCTCGCCGCGCAGGGCGTGCGCGAGGTCTTCCACGGCGTCGCGCAACGACCCGGTAAACCGTTTTGGTTCGGCGTCACCTCGCACCACAAACCCGTGTTTGCGCTCCCCGGAAATCCCGTCTCCGCCTACACCTGCCTGCATCGCTACGTGCTGCCCGCGCTCGCGCACGCCAGCGGAATCGTCGCCCCTGCGCCACGTCTCGTCGCGCTTGCGACGCCCGTCAACTTCGCGCCGCCGCTCGCGTATCTCCTGCCCGTGCGCCTCGGCAGCGGACCGCACGCCGAACTCCTCGCCACGCCCGATCCGAGCAACACCTCCGGTGATTTCGCGGGCCTCATCGGCACCGATGGCTTCGTCGAACTTCCCGCCGACCGCACCGCGTTCCCCATCGGCACCGTCGCGCGCTATTTCGCCTGGGTCTGA
- a CDS encoding YbjQ family protein, whose translation MHSNPTFPFPEWVALVIAYGIPFAMLVIFGALGAWSERRHYASIRAREAATARLPAVNLKSWDGGRPVADAWLVTASVVISIDYLKRFLAGWRKIFGGPVRSYETLLDRARREALLRLKEQCPEADLIANLRFDTASIATARGRRQGVAGVEVVASGTAIRYAAAGAAAGR comes from the coding sequence ATGCATTCGAATCCGACCTTCCCGTTCCCGGAGTGGGTGGCGCTGGTCATCGCTTACGGAATCCCGTTCGCGATGCTGGTGATTTTCGGCGCGCTCGGTGCGTGGTCGGAACGGCGGCACTACGCTTCGATCCGCGCGCGCGAAGCGGCGACGGCGCGGTTGCCGGCGGTGAATTTGAAGTCGTGGGACGGCGGTCGGCCGGTGGCGGACGCGTGGCTGGTCACGGCGTCGGTCGTGATTTCGATCGATTACTTGAAACGTTTTCTGGCGGGCTGGCGGAAGATTTTCGGCGGGCCGGTGCGCTCGTATGAGACGCTGCTCGATCGCGCGCGGCGCGAGGCGTTGCTGCGGTTGAAAGAGCAGTGCCCGGAGGCGGACTTGATCGCGAATCTGCGTTTCGACACGGCGAGCATCGCGACGGCGCGCGGCCGGCGGCAGGGTGTGGCGGGCGTGGAGGTGGTCGCGTCGGGCACGGCGATTCGTTACGCGGCGGCGGGTGCCGCGGCGGGGCGTTGA
- the moaC gene encoding cyclic pyranopterin monophosphate synthase MoaC, with protein sequence MFSHLDAQNRPAMVDVGDKAVTARTAHAVATVTLPGELAALLRDGEIATKKGPLFHTAILAGIMGAKRTSDLIPLCHPLPLDDCKIEIDADAARADVTIHCRVRTHGKTGVEMEALTGATVAALTLYDMAKAVSHGIVIKDVHLVEKTGGKSDYRAL encoded by the coding sequence ATGTTTTCCCACCTCGATGCGCAGAACCGCCCCGCGATGGTCGACGTCGGCGACAAGGCCGTCACCGCGCGCACCGCCCATGCCGTGGCGACCGTCACGCTCCCTGGCGAACTCGCCGCACTCCTCCGCGACGGCGAAATCGCCACGAAGAAGGGTCCCCTTTTTCACACCGCCATTCTCGCCGGCATCATGGGCGCGAAACGCACCAGTGACCTCATCCCGCTCTGCCACCCACTCCCGCTCGACGATTGCAAAATCGAAATCGACGCCGACGCCGCACGCGCCGACGTGACGATCCACTGCCGTGTGCGCACCCACGGCAAAACCGGCGTCGAGATGGAGGCGCTCACCGGCGCGACAGTCGCCGCGCTCACCCTCTACGACATGGCCAAGGCCGTCTCGCACGGCATCGTGATCAAAGACGTGCATCTGGTGGAAAAAACCGGCGGCAAGAGCGACTATCGCGCGTTATGA
- a CDS encoding MoaD/ThiS family protein, whose protein sequence is MTRTLRIEYFALLREQRGLAAESLATAAATPTALYEELRARHGFTLPAAAVRAAVNGEFVPAAAPLHEGDLIVFIPPVAGG, encoded by the coding sequence ATGACCCGCACGCTGCGCATCGAATATTTCGCCCTCCTGCGCGAGCAACGCGGCCTCGCCGCCGAATCGCTCGCGACCGCCGCCGCCACGCCCACCGCGCTCTACGAGGAGTTGCGCGCGCGCCACGGCTTCACGCTGCCTGCCGCCGCCGTCCGCGCCGCGGTGAACGGCGAATTCGTCCCCGCCGCGGCTCCGCTGCACGAAGGCGACTTGATCGTCTTTATTCCTCCCGTCGCCGGCGGTTGA